A single region of the Gammaproteobacteria bacterium genome encodes:
- the mnmA gene encoding tRNA 2-thiouridine(34) synthase MnmA, with product MVQHSPQRVIVGMSGGVDSSVAALLLKQQGCAVSGLFMKNWEDFPDGKCPAVQDSQDVMAVCDQLGIAMDGINFAKEYWDRVFSYFLEEYRRYRTPNPDVLCNKEIKFKAFLDHALAQGADKIATGHYAKVEFRDGRYRLLKAADLNKDQTYFLYTLGQPQLSRTLFPLGDLTKPEVRKIAADAGFVNHDKKDSTGICFIGELDFKNFLNRYLPAQRGEMRTPEGKLVGQHDGLMFYTLGQRQGLGIGGLKDTNGEPWFVVGKDVARNVLLVAQGHDHPLLYSDSLEAGQLHWTSGETPAMPLRCAAKTRYRQTDQDCVVTALADGRCLVSFDTPQRAVTPGQSVVFYQGDECLGGGIIETTAIQTTTLRQAHSG from the coding sequence ATGGTTCAACACAGCCCCCAGCGCGTCATTGTCGGCATGTCCGGCGGCGTCGACTCCTCGGTCGCGGCACTGTTGCTCAAGCAGCAGGGTTGCGCCGTGAGCGGGCTGTTCATGAAAAACTGGGAAGACTTTCCGGACGGCAAATGCCCCGCGGTACAGGATTCGCAGGACGTAATGGCCGTCTGCGACCAGCTCGGCATCGCGATGGACGGCATCAATTTCGCCAAGGAATATTGGGATCGCGTGTTTTCCTACTTTCTCGAAGAATACCGCCGCTATCGCACCCCAAACCCGGATGTGCTGTGCAACAAGGAAATCAAGTTCAAGGCCTTTCTCGATCACGCCCTGGCCCAAGGCGCGGACAAAATCGCCACCGGCCATTACGCCAAGGTTGAGTTTCGTGATGGCCGTTATCGCTTGTTGAAAGCCGCTGATCTGAATAAGGATCAAACGTATTTTCTCTATACCCTTGGCCAGCCACAATTGTCGCGCACCCTGTTTCCATTGGGTGATCTGACCAAACCCGAAGTACGCAAGATCGCCGCCGATGCCGGTTTTGTCAATCACGACAAAAAGGACAGCACCGGGATTTGCTTCATCGGTGAACTCGATTTTAAAAATTTTCTGAATCGTTATTTACCGGCGCAACGCGGCGAAATGCGCACACCCGAAGGCAAACTCGTCGGCCAACATGACGGTTTGATGTTTTATACCTTAGGCCAACGCCAAGGTTTGGGCATTGGTGGTCTGAAAGACACCAACGGCGAGCCGTGGTTTGTCGTTGGCAAAGATGTGGCGCGCAATGTATTGTTGGTAGCACAGGGCCACGATCATCCGCTGCTCTACTCCGACAGTCTGGAAGCCGGACAATTGCATTGGACCAGCGGCGAAACACCCGCAATGCCACTCCGCTGCGCCGCCAAGACACGCTATCGGCAAACCGATCAGGACTGCGTGGTCACAGCACTGGCGGATGGCCGGTGCCTGGTATCCTTCGACACGCCGCAACGTGCCGTCACACCGGGCCAATCCGTGGTCTTTTATCAGGGCGATGAATGTCTCGGCGGCGGGATTATCGAAACCACAGCGATCCAGACCACAACACTGCGCCAGGCGCATTCAGGATAA
- the purB gene encoding adenylosuccinate lyase, with translation MHLSELTAISPIDGRYGNKTGDLRPIFSEYGLIRHRVLVEVRWLQLLAGIDALKEVPKLSGHTINLLNGIVENFSVEDAQRVKNIERTTNHDVKAVEYFLKEKIAGNKELEAVSEFIHFACTSEDINNLAYGLMLREARTQAILPMMDDTINAISDLAQRYAHVPMLSRTHGQPASPTTVGKEMANVAFRLKRQREQMIMVPLLGKINGAVGNYNAHLSAYPELDWMTISEEFVNSLGLDWNPYTTQIEPHDYIAELFNAIARFNTVLIDFNRDIWGYISLGYFKQKTVAGEIGSSTMPHKVNPIDFENAEGNLGLANALFEHLAAKLPISRWQRDLTDSTVLRNLGVGLAHSVLAYQSCLKGISKLEIEPNRLAQDLDHCWEVLAEPIQTVMRRYGIEKPYEKLKELTRGKGIDRDSLRAFINTLAIPEAEKKRLLAMTPATYIGNADAQAKNL, from the coding sequence ATGCACTTATCAGAACTTACCGCGATCTCCCCTATCGACGGCCGCTACGGTAACAAGACCGGCGACCTGCGCCCCATCTTCAGCGAATATGGTTTGATTCGCCACCGCGTGTTGGTGGAAGTACGCTGGTTACAATTACTGGCCGGGATCGATGCCCTCAAAGAAGTGCCCAAACTCAGCGGTCACACCATCAATTTGCTCAACGGCATCGTTGAAAACTTCAGCGTCGAAGACGCACAGCGCGTCAAAAACATTGAACGCACCACCAACCATGACGTAAAGGCCGTCGAATATTTCCTGAAAGAAAAAATCGCCGGCAACAAGGAACTGGAAGCCGTCAGCGAATTCATCCATTTCGCCTGCACCTCGGAAGACATCAACAATCTGGCTTATGGTTTAATGCTGCGCGAAGCACGCACCCAAGCCATCCTGCCGATGATGGATGACACCATCAACGCCATCAGCGATCTGGCGCAACGTTATGCCCATGTGCCGATGTTGTCGCGCACGCACGGTCAGCCCGCATCACCGACCACCGTCGGCAAGGAAATGGCCAATGTCGCCTTCCGACTGAAGCGTCAACGTGAACAAATGATCATGGTGCCGTTGCTCGGCAAGATCAACGGTGCCGTCGGCAATTACAATGCCCATCTCTCGGCCTATCCAGAACTGGACTGGATGACTATCAGTGAAGAGTTTGTGAACTCACTCGGCCTTGACTGGAATCCGTACACCACCCAAATCGAGCCGCACGATTACATCGCCGAACTCTTCAACGCCATCGCCCGTTTCAACACTGTGCTGATCGACTTCAATCGCGATATCTGGGGCTACATCTCGCTCGGTTATTTCAAACAAAAAACGGTTGCGGGTGAAATCGGTTCTTCAACCATGCCGCACAAGGTCAACCCGATCGATTTTGAAAACGCCGAAGGCAACCTCGGCCTCGCTAACGCCCTGTTCGAACACCTGGCCGCCAAACTGCCGATCTCACGCTGGCAGCGCGACCTCACCGATTCCACCGTCCTGCGTAACCTGGGCGTGGGTCTGGCGCATAGCGTGCTGGCCTATCAGTCGTGCCTCAAGGGCATCTCCAAGCTGGAGATCGAACCCAACCGCCTGGCCCAGGACCTCGACCACTGCTGGGAAGTGCTGGCCGAACCGATCCAGACCGTAATGCGCCGCTACGGTATTGAAAAGCCATACGAAAAGCTCAAGGAACTGACCCGTGGCAAGGGTATAGACCGCGACAGCCTGCGCGCCTTTATCAATACCCTGGCGATCCCAGAGGCCGAAAAGAAGCGCCTATTAGCCATGACCCCGGCCACTTATATAGGTAATGCCGACGCGCAGGCCAAGAACCTCTAA
- the hflD gene encoding high frequency lysogenization protein HflD: protein MEHSYRDQVMAFAGIWQAVSLVKQIAYKGNANSHDFEVCIKSLFVTDPKNVDEVFGSAKGVESGLKVILEQFGDATTYRDLELTKYVISLMHLERKLTKNQDLLRKVSKGLDFAKNQAEHFTHTHENVIARLGDLYSTTISTIPPKIIVIGEQGHLSNSDNAAKVRALLLAGIRSTVLWHQCGGHRLKLLFSRRKLLDQTKIILEETY, encoded by the coding sequence ATGGAACATTCATATCGCGATCAAGTCATGGCCTTTGCCGGTATCTGGCAGGCCGTTTCGCTGGTGAAACAAATCGCCTACAAAGGCAATGCCAACAGCCATGACTTTGAGGTTTGCATTAAAAGTCTGTTTGTCACCGACCCGAAAAACGTTGATGAAGTGTTTGGTTCTGCCAAAGGTGTTGAATCAGGCCTCAAGGTGATTCTCGAACAATTCGGCGATGCGACGACTTACCGCGATCTAGAGCTAACCAAATACGTCATTTCGCTGATGCATTTGGAGCGTAAGCTGACCAAAAATCAGGATCTGTTGCGCAAAGTCAGTAAGGGGTTAGACTTCGCCAAAAACCAGGCCGAGCATTTTACGCACACCCACGAAAACGTCATTGCCCGCCTCGGTGATTTATACAGCACCACCATCAGCACCATTCCGCCCAAGATTATTGTCATCGGCGAACAAGGACACCTGTCAAACTCAGACAACGCGGCCAAGGTGCGTGCGTTATTGCTGGCAGGAATTCGTTCAACCGTGCTGTGGCATCAGTGTGGCGGCCACCGATTAAAACTACTATTCAGTCGCCGCAAGTTACTGGATCAAACCAAAATCATACTCGAAGAAACTTATTAA